One Lytechinus pictus isolate F3 Inbred chromosome 11, Lp3.0, whole genome shotgun sequence genomic window, gctTTTTAACAAATGATTACAATGATATAACAAACGatcttatttttcaaataaaagcacAAAACTTTATTATGTCAACTGACCTCACTGtttcaataaaacataatacaatcTTTTGTACAATAAATACTTTTATATACAGACATGTACTCAGTTGTTTTAAAACTTTCACTAAACTTTACAACATATCATATGATTTTAAGGAATTAGAAATATGTATGGGTCTATTAGTAGGCCTatgacttaaaaaaataaaaatatttcttttaactcATTATGATCATTTCTCATTTATGAACATACAATATACAACCccaacaaagaaaatttaataaaaagcCTTGGAAATAACTTCTtgattcttttgaaaatgaaagtgaaattgaaatttgcaataacagaaactaagaaaaaaagaattgaattgaatatatttatagACAGCCAGTTTAAGGCTGAAATAACACTACATATTTTGGCAGcttgtacatatattttgattCGATCCCAAACATCTGACTATCACAGTTAAGGAGTGTTATTGTCATAGATTTTCACAATGATGCCAAGTTTTCCTATTCACTAATTCTAATGctctagaatttttttattttcaatttttgttagaTCATCAAGGACACCGTACAATTTCTTGTTACTTTGTTCATtacaaaggaaagaaaagtcTCCACTGAAGTCACAGACAATAAAATGGTGATTCACTGACACATGTATAAAGAACTCGGGCAGGATATCATTTTGTCTTTATAAAAATagttcaacaaaaaaaaaatgaaagaatttcaGACTTTTTGAAAGTAACACAATAAATACCAATATACACCTCTGTACTATATCAaacagaaatattaaatataccCTTTAATAAAGTGATTAGCAATCAACTCTATGTATATAATCGTAATGTTATAAAATTAATGATGCATAATATGTTAGCTTGCTTCCTTTAAAATTGCATATGTTTGAGAAATCTGGCATAAATCCACATGATATTTTTTCTgctgtacagtgtacatgaagGACACCACCAGATTCTTCTTCGTGTGTAAGCAGATCTAGACGATACAGTTTGCTCGTAGATTTGTTGGTCTTCATAATCCTGGTGGCAGACATAGATACATCCTCCTagctttcatttcattcaagCTCATTTCACCACACCTTGCTCAGAGAGGCCCTCCCACATATCCTTGTAGTCATTCATTCCATTCAGAGACACCATACCATGTCTCTTGCAATGACGAGTTTGATGGCATCGTGATGAGGGATAAACCCTGATGCAAAGAGGCCTCACAAACATTCCAGGGAACAACTCATCATGACGACGACGCTGGGAGGCAGTCGGCCAGGATTTCCTTGGTGGTGCTCGGTAGATGGTCGGGAAATACAATGTCAAAGGTGATGAGGAGGTCGCCACGGCGACTGGGCTGTTTGGGGTACGGGAGTCCCTCGCCCGTCACCCGCTTCCTGGAGTTGGGCTTGATGACTTCTTTGCAGGGGACTGTTATTGTTCGTCCTTCGATGGTCGGTACTTTCAAGCTGGTCCCTACCAGGGcctggaaaatgaaagaagaaaaatgcacaaaaaatacagaagattaaaaattatgtaaaaaaaggaaagataagAGTTTTCTTCATCTGAATGAGAGTAAGTTAGGTAGATATACAGGGTGGgaaatattgtttatttgttatgggctatttctttcaatttaagGGCTACTTTTTAGGGGCGACAAGCAAATTATGCAGTAAAtccaaatatcattattctgccatagttagaatattgatttctaaataatcttgaatattttttgtgataGATCTTGGGGCGACTCTAAATAGAATGATTGCCCCAAAGCATGCATTTTTTAGGAATATTACGAGTGATTTGAGCTCTCATGAGTGCGAAATTGCCCATTGCCCTCATGTATTTCTTATCTAAgatacacatgtacatataagAATTCTGGTTGTAACTTGAAGATTATTTTATCACTTTGTCAATTTGACATGTTTTTAAATCTGtgtcccgttgcataaaaactGCCATTATGGGATATGAATACtaaattaccatggtaacagggatACGCAGCCAATCCAAATTCCAAATTATGTTTCCCAATTCCATGGTAAATTTCCATAATGTCAAAGATAGGAAAGTTTTCATAAGACTAAAGGCACTAGGGAACAAACACACTGCAACCCATTTATAGTAGAATCACTGAGTAccatatcaaatcaaatacataCAGAGACAAATATGGCAGAAGAAaagtgaaatgttttttttctatccAATAACAGATGGATAAAATCATAACAATTGCTTGCCAAATACTCTGCAAGTTTACAGACATGTATATATTCAAAATGTGGGTGACTAATGGAGATCCCTGATTGTAAATTCTTAACATTTTGAGAATCCAGAAAGCCAACATGTCTGCTTGCTGAGCTCATCACCAGGCTTACGACTGTCCCCTTTGCTAATCAAAACACAGGGGATATCACGCACATAGCGGTCTTGTTATtgaattgtctgatttttccagGACGGCCCTCATGCCTCATTACAGAAGTTAACTTATCATTCTTTATAATGGCTCTTCAGTGATAACCAAGCACAGCTTTCCAAGTAATGAGCATGGTGATTCAGTCAGTGACCCCGTTTTCCCCCTATCATATCCCACAATGCATTCTGCGGACTTGGCCTGATGAGGCCTGTATTCATTGACATGTAGGTTAAGGTCACGGTTTAAATCGCCTGCAGGAGGTACAAACTGCTGCAGTTTTTACACATTAACGTCAAAGATTAAGAACTGGGCTTTATGAGCCAAGTTGATGAAGAGGCGGGCAAGCGGCGCCGCGGCGGCACGGGGGCAGCTAAGTTGATGATGCTACGGGGTGTCCCACATGACAGCGACCTATAAATACCATGTGACCCCCTGACTGTGACAAATACCAAAGTAGGCCAAGTGTTTGTGAGATGTTAGCTATGAGGCAGAGAGAGTGGAATGTCTGGCAGCAAGCTCCGCTCGACATTGATGTAGAAACTCAACCAGGAGCAAGCGGCGGCACTAAGTCTGACATCAAAGTCAGTCTCATGCAATGAAATATATACTGGTATCGTAATAGGCTTATTTATTATTACAAGTCTTAATCTAAATCTGAAATCTGAACTTAATACAGAAGCAGTGCAAAGGATGATGAATGCACTTGTCTATTGTTTAATGATATGGATTCAGCCATCATGAATGGAATTGTTTAGAATGCCAAGATATCCAAGACCATGCAACTACCAATCAGGCGTTGTAATAATATGCATTAAATTACTATGCATGTACCATGTACATGAAAGCATTGACCCTCCTCGGTTGCCTGATCTATCAGCAAACTTTATTcaaggaagagagaaaatgatttgataatcCCCTAATGAACACCAAAAGAATGCATAGCTACCCCACAATGTGAACTggtggctgtttcataaagaaaaaTGTGACTTAGAGTCACGCTAAAATTTCAGTTGCGTACAGTGAATGCACccccgcattggtcagatcatgcgcaAAAAAACACGCACTACCGCATAGCCATCAATCAGGTTACACGTTTAAgtaacatgtacatatgtacgCACTGACATGAAgcatggggcattgcaagaaacttgcgatcaattacAAGTCTATTTTTAGTCCCCacatcaatcatatgtcttgcgaTTAATTgtgaatttgtgattgattgttgaTTTGCTTCTTATGTACAACAAGAGTGTTATCCGCCGCTAGATCATTCTGCTATGGTCCTAGAACACAAATTGTGTTTACTAGGAATAGCGACATCAGCAGTCGCAAGAAATACAAGATGCCCAGCAGGTGATGGGTTCGTTGTTTTGATTTTGACTCATCAGCTACTAACACTCAGAGGTCATGCTGTTGTGTATCATGTTTTTTTCTGAACGATACCTTTAACCAACATCGGGACAGGGAGTGACTGAAGGTACAACTGAACAAGATTTAAAAAGATCATGCCCTTCTGCTTTTGGGAAAATGTACATCTATCCTTGGTACTTAAGTAATCATAGTCATAATTACTGCTTTccaaatttgatgaattttcctttttctcaacAAAAAGCTAAGCTTATGCTTAAAGGAATGTTTCTAGTTCTAGTACagagtaaaaaaatgataaggtCTAGGACTTctgttcacatacatgtacatgtagcataaaGCTAACACTCAATGCATGCAGTATCTCTCATTTATCAACTAGAATTGGAATCATGCCCTGTGCATTTATGGCAGAAAAATCGTGGCCATTAATTTCATTTGTCAGAAATGAATCAATGTATCTGTATACTAAGAATTAGTCAGCCAATCTAATGTGCATAGTAACTTAATCAATTAAACTTGAACTTAAAATTGAAAGACCACCAAAACATGAGTaaaattaagcccccccccccccccccccgaaaatagCTGCATCAACCAAATCAGAAATCAGacacaaaataataatcaataacagttttatataaaaattgcCACGACTTTTTTGAGGAACAGAGATACCGGTAAgcaaacataaaaatgaagaacTTATAAATTTGTTTCTTGTTTTCATTGGATTTTGGTAACCCTTTCCAAAGATGTCTCCAACCTATTCAAATACCTTTTTTAAGAGATCTGTACCTTGAAAACTTAATCCAGATGTAATTcctttagaaaatatatatttaaaatatattttcaaagtgtATTCTAATGCACATGTAGGGTGACCTGGGACTACATAAAATATGTAATATGCTAGTCCCAGGTCACGCTTCACTATTAAAGAAgtctaaaataaaataaaataaagatgaaaattctTGGTGACTATAACAACTCACTGATTTATCTACATGTAACttcaaaaaacaatatttgGGTCAAAGTCAAACACAACTttaggagaaagaaaaaacctAGATTGATCAGTGAAAAttagaaaatcagacaaggaataactAAATAAGTTTCATTTGTTAGGAAATGAGATCATTTAgactatgtaaatttcaaattggcgaTTTAGTGAGTGGATTGTGATTTTATTGTGGTATAAGGACAACTTTTGCATtgttcatacatacatgtagatctgctAAACTGTCAAGAATTATCGGCTTTCTCCAAAGCCTAAAGCACTGTTATCTTTAAAGTGGTAATCAAAACAGCATGTTGTTTTATGTCATCATAAAgaattttcctttttatatgacttttcagttattttttaatcaggaaAAATTAGTTGTCAGTTACCTTAATGATAGTACATGTACCATACGTCACAATCATATTctatgcagccaatttgaaatctccaGTAACATTACAATACTCAAACCTTTCTTAAAAAATTTTAAGttcactcttttttttattgtctgattttgattaatCTGCCTCCACAGTTTGTCTGGCCCTGGATAGGGATTCccctataatatttttttttatagaatcaaacctacatgtatggtcagttcccccatgtctgcgcggtctcccaagtctgcgcacccgcgtatctgcgcgattctagtagaagaagatacgcaacgagcacgaactttacacatgcaatacatagacaggtattcataaaaaaatccgactcaaaatggtgaaaaaataatgaattcagggcatttcatgtgacggcctcaaaatacagcctttctcatcaaaatctcagaatcgtgtgcaaagtgaatgagtgcgcagacatggggtaccattttttttttcaatctgaaaatgactgccccaaggttttttcaagaaaatcctatattctctttcattttttaatgagaaatttggtatacTTACTctcaataatataaggaacattattatccaaaagattttgtgaaataagaagaaattcatgttaaatcttaactcaaattgttaggtgcgcagacttagggcccaccatcatacatTAAAGCTTGTTAAGATACTTACATCTCTCAGTGGAATTCTTGCTTTGTAGACTAAATTACTCCCATCTCTGTTGAAAACTGAATGTGGTATGTCTTTGAGGGTGAACACAATATCTGCAGGAGTTTTCTTTGGACCTTGGTCTCCTTCTTTgggaaatgtgattttggtgcCTTCCTTCCATCCAGGTTTCACATTGATTTCAAGGATTTTGTCCTCAGTCCTCGTCGTTCGGCCATCTTCATTCAACACTCGAcggttgattttcattttctttgtgcACCCACGGAAGATGTCCTCGAGTGTGACCCTTAGGTCATGGTGTACTGGTGGGTCTTGGCGCTTCCTTTGACTGTTGCTTCGCTGTTGGTGGACTCCCGGGAACCCACCAAATCCAAAGTCGTCGTCAACGTCCATCGCTTCGGGTTGGCCACCGGCGAAGTTAAAACGAGTGTTCTGCTGGCCGCCCATGCCAccaacattaaaaaacatttcaaatggGTTGCTATTTCCAAAGAAGCTTGTGAAGGTTGCGTTTGGATCGCCATGGAATGACCAAGAGTAGTTCTCTCCTTGTTCTCCTTGCGGGGCACCTGCACCTCCCTTCAGTCCTTCCTCTCcatatttatcataaattttcttctttttcttgtcaCTTAAAACTTCATAAGCTTCTGCTATTTCTTTGAACTTTTCTTCTGCTCCTTTGCTTTTATTCTTGTCCGGATGATACTTCAGTGCCATCTTCCGATAGCCTTTCTTGATTTCATCATCGGAGGCATCCTTGGATACCCCGAGCACCTTGTAATAATCTTTCCCCATCTTGGTCATAGGTGACGGCTATCTTTGTCTCCTCAACCAGGTATGAAATATTCTTCACCTTCACAAAGGTAACAAGGAAGCTGTTCGTCCTTAAAATGGCTCCTCTTTAATAAAAAATCTTGAACAGCTGGGAGAACAGGTAGACAATGATTATTGCAAAGTCCTGTTCGAACGAAACGTTGATCTCAATACCAAATCCAATTCAAAAATCCAACTTTCCAAGACAAGTTCGTCGAAGACGTTGATCGATGTTGCTCAAAATAAGAGAGAAACAATGTTCTTCACACGTTAGTGTTTGGTAGACAAACCTCGAGATTTTATTACTAGACTGCTCAATCGTTTTACTTGGACTTAAGCAAGCTCTTGACGACATTAACGAAAAATTTCTGATTCTTTCGCTTTTCAACCAGCTCATTGACTATCTCCGCAGCTGCGCCgcataaagatgatgatgatccgGCCATGCCAGAGATAGACCGGCGACGTCACGTAATCCCGTACGAACTCGAATGTACACGAATATTCTCGAAGCCGCTCGAAGCATTTGCGATGTAAACAAGGCAAAGAGGGCGCGCGCGCGCAAACCAGGCTTGAACACTTGCGTATAAGTCGCCAATTTTGGCTATTTGGTTTTTACCCCCTTGAGTTATACACAGGGCTGTCAACATTTGGCGTGTTAGTGAGCAACAAGGCTTGTTTCCCGCCACAccggttgggggggggggcatagagatatatacttataatacatctctatggggggggggcacctatTTTCGCCATCCAGAAAACATTGAACAGTGGGAACAGCTCCGGCATTTCAGGCAAATACTACGTTTTGACAATGTTTCCAGTAACTTTTTGCCCTGTTAGCTGCCGTAAAGCATTAATCGCCCCAGACATCCAGTTATCTTAACCAACTTGaacatgtaaacaaaaatacaacaaatCTCAATACCAAATCCAATTCACTAAATCCAATTTTAAATATCCAattaacgaaaaaaaaaacctaagtATGGTATTTGACAgctacaatttgtttttaatcttttaattttttttttaaagagaatacTTTCATAATGATTTCGTATACAAATTCACATTTAGGATACAAGCTCGAATATATCCCATATCGtagtataattaattttttttaaacaaaatacctAACAGTTAATAAGTTTCAGAACAGCATTTGAGTGAATAAAAGGAGACTTACCTCCCAAACTTTTATTTCTCACATAGTCAAGCTCACATtgctaaatgaaaaaaaaagtttacaaaaGTGATAGGCCCTATAGTGCTTTATAGAGAGGATATACCCCTCCCCACCGTTTAAtcgttaccccccccccctaaaaaaaaaaaaaaaaaaaacacgctaGGGGTCATTATGCCTATAGGTATGATAGTTCGGCATAATCCAACCATGATTGGcctataaaatattgaaaataagttACTGATTTGGAAAGGGgtgtaaaattataaataaagaagaaattaagGACGATACGAAGAAAACCGAAAAATAGGCCTAGATATATATTTATCACTACAATCAGCCAAAAATCCCTTATAC contains:
- the LOC129270977 gene encoding dnaJ homolog subfamily B member 4-like; this translates as MTKMGKDYYKVLGVSKDASDDEIKKGYRKMALKYHPDKNKSKGAEEKFKEIAEAYEVLSDKKKKKIYDKYGEEGLKGGAGAPQGEQGENYSWSFHGDPNATFTSFFGNSNPFEMFFNVGGMGGQQNTRFNFAGGQPEAMDVDDDFGFGGFPGVHQQRSNSQRKRQDPPVHHDLRVTLEDIFRGCTKKMKINRRVLNEDGRTTRTEDKILEINVKPGWKEGTKITFPKEGDQGPKKTPADIVFTLKDIPHSVFNRDGSNLVYKARIPLRDALVGTSLKVPTIEGRTITVPCKEVIKPNSRKRVTGEGLPYPKQPSRRGDLLITFDIVFPDHLPSTTKEILADCLPASSS